The following nucleotide sequence is from Synchiropus splendidus isolate RoL2022-P1 chromosome 1, RoL_Sspl_1.0, whole genome shotgun sequence.
CGTACTTAAATCCTGACTTCCTACATAGTTTTCTGGCTGTTTAAGGCATTTTAATGAGATACAGCTACACATCAGTGAGTTGCATGACTTTACATATTTGAATTCAGATTATTTCGGGGTACATTTCTTTCCCCTTCAGCCCACAGAGCTCTTAATTGTGCTACTTTTCCTGAGGAGGAATGAGTTTTAAAATGTGAGTGAGCATCCTTAAAAATAAACTTCAGCAAAGTACATGTAACAGACGTCACGTGTGTCAAAGGGACAGTCAACAGAGGGAAGAGACATCGTTGGACCTGTGCTTCAATGAAAGGGACATAATTGATCCTTAAGAGTAATTTAATAAGTGTATGAGTCGCCTTTCTATCACGAATACGTTCGCTCTTCATAGTAATACTAACAGAAAATAAGTGAAGGAAATGCATTTTGCCAAACAGTGACTTCGGTGATGAGTCGAGTGCTGTGTGACCTTTAGCAACACCGCAGGTAACGTCTCTGACGAGAGAGATGCGGCCGTCCAGGTGAAACGCTCCTGCGCTCCTGACCTCAGACAAGACTAAACAGAACTTCAAACTCAACTTACCGCGTGTCCTCTCCAAGTTAGCGGCGACTTGAAGCAGTCAGTAGCCAGTGTATTTCTCGGTCGGCGCGTCCGCGGTGTCACCGCACCATGTTGTTGTGTTCTTCCTGCTTCTCGGCGCGGCTCCCCGCCCTGTTtcccctccagcttcacctgcTCGGCCCGCACTCACCTGCCCGACCGGTCCGACCAGTTTGACTTTTCCAAAGGAAGACAGAGCAAAAGATTTTTCGGGGGGGTCGGGAGAACTATATTTCGGGGCCAGCAACTCCAGGAGTGGGTGCTGATGCCCAGGTCACGTGACCCACGGGTTAAGGCCTGTAATTGATTTCTTAATTAAAACGAAGATGGCATGAcgtcacagtgacgtttgcactcccgaaaatgttttaaaaagcctTACATAAAATAAGAATTTCAGATAAAACATTGATATACATATGTGTGGTATGTAAGTAAGTAACTTACATCATACATGACAACTCAACAGATTGTACCTGTATTGTACCTGAAGAAAGACAACTACTCACACATACACTGCGACACTACACTGTGAAATGAGTCTCAGATATTcccattaaaacacattttggtcATCTGCCATTACATTGTTTAAACGTACAAGTGCACCACAATACCTTTTAATGCGGTGAGTTCGATCACAATCGTTGTCTTGATCGCCCCCTTgtgcccatcactagtaaagTCAGTCGTTGCTGAGCTGAAATACCATACTTTCATTCAAATGGACGATCAGCGAGTGAAGTCGTGCCCTGAGTCCTCGCTTCAGCACGCGTTACTCATTTAACAGGGTCATAATCATTGCGCTAGCATGAGTTTCCATTCTTTCTTACAGCTGAGAGATAATGGGAGTTGAAGCTTCACTCCAGAAGATGGCGATGGAGCTACTCTCATAGCTGTTTCGGGTGGTTGGACCGAGCTGAATGCAACTAAGAATGACGTCTGGGTTTGGAGCAGGAGCAACAGGAACTTGGCCTGTTTGACAAGTTTGCTTCAACATGTTTTGACGTAATGCAATAAGAAGCCACTTTAGTGGAAGGGCTCAAAATtaaagtgcttttatttttgcttttatttatttataccagCTTTAGTTGAAACGCGACGAGTTCTGAAACATGGCAGACAAACAATGCGGCCAGTTAGAGGCAGTGGCATACTGATGTGGTCTATGCATGACTGAATTAAAACAGTAGAAGAAGACGTAATTTCAAGGCTGCGCCCTCGCTCTTCTCTGTTCACCAATCAGAAGTCCGGATTCTGAAGAGCTCGCTCTGGGACCTGTGGTTTACGGATAGCTTGGTAGCATTCGGACTGACACAAAGCTAACGCCAAAACACCGATTATTTAGACTCCGGTGGGATTCCAATTTAATTAACAACCACCGTGACACATCGGACTGCCGGTACCATGGTTGGAGTAAAAGTGATTGGGAGCGATCCTGACTTCCAGCCAGAGTTAGCGGCCGCCGGCTCAAGGCTTGCCGTGGTGAAGTTCACAATGGCCGGGTAAGACCAGCGCACCGATCGGGCAATGGAAACGCTTAAACGAGCCATGGTTTCAATATGAAATCCAGCAAATCGAGGGCTATCGTACTTATTACACAattgtgttcattgttgtttatttttttattttttatgattggcTTTTGTGACTGTTTTGCTGACTTAAAACTGTAACAGTGTGGAGGCTAGCTTTAGCCGCCTAGCAGTGGCTCTTGCAATGACATAGCAGTTATTACAATAACATCTGTGTGAGCCCGTCGTCAATTATAGTCAAGCAGTTTTCTTACTACATAATGAGTGTAGCAACCGATGTTTTTCACTATTATTTGTTCACTGTAAAATGTAATTGCGATATCGTTTTCTTGTTCGTCAAGCGTTTACTGAACTATTGAGATCTACTGTACGATTTTCGTTTTTATGCTCTCTGCCATTTCTCTTCCATCTGAGTTTCCTTTGTGAAAACCTGACAATCTTGTGCTATTTGCTTGTGTTGAAGAGTAATCGGTGATTGTTAATCTCACTATAAACAATATTTCTCACTATAAACAATATTGCTCTtgaattaatatattttttcgTTTCATTGGCAGGTGCGGGCCTTGTATCAGAATTGCTCCAGCTTTCAACATGTTAAGTAACAAATACCCACAGGTCGTCTTCTTGGAAGTCGATGTTAATGTGTGTGTAGTAAGTGGCATTTTTTTCCTGACACATACATCATTGTTCACGTGCCATCAGTGTTATGTACATGTTTATTGTGATACTAATGAAAATAACTAAACTGTGTATAATGACTGGTAAAggttatcattatttatttattatcttccCAAACATGTTGGTTAAACTACTAGcttaaatgtattaaaagtggatttatttttgttatgtcTCACTCAGGCAACTGCAGCAGTCAACAGCATCACAGGCACCCCAACCTTCTTGTTCTTCAGGAACAGAGTCAGAATTGATTCATATCAAGGGTCTGAACCTGCAGATCTGGAAGAGAAGATCAAACAGCACACAGAGAATGACCCAGGAAACAACGAAGACTCGGATATTCCAAGGGGATATGTTAGTAGACCAGCATTTTTCTGTTGAAACATTTTGTGAATTGAGGTGTTTGGTTTGTCGGTTCGTGGAGTTTAGAAAAGACAGTACAAATCCATTGCTTAAACTGGATTATTTGAGTTGTGaagctctttttttattttgctgttctAGATGGACCTCATGCCTTTTGTCAATAAAGCCGGCTGCGAGTGCCTCAACGAGAGCGACGACTGCGGCTTTGAAAACTGCTTAACGAAAGACACGTCTTACCTTGAGTCCGACTGTGATGAACAGGTGTGTTTATTGTTATAAACGTAGCCGTTTCTTTGCCGTCACATCCATATGCCCTCTCatatggccatccttaacccaTGCAAGAAATATACAACATAATACCACACAAAATGAGGGCTGTCTTGGTTACACGAGCAAGAGAGTCAATGAATTGCTTTTGCTCAGCTTTGTTTTCCACATCCAGAAGTGACAGAATCTAACTGTGTGACAATGTGCGCTTGCTCCAGTTGCTGATAACCATGGCTTTCAACCAGCCTGTGAAACTTTTTTCCATGAAACTCCAGTCCTCAGAGTTCGGTGAGTTCCCAACATAATCTTCAGTGTGGTGACTCAGATCCCTGTTGTGGTCGCTATTAATACCCCTGGCTGATTTCTTTCTGCTCTCAGCTCAGGCCCCCAAAGTGATGAAGGTGTTCATCAATCTCCCCCGATCAATGGGTTTTGATGATGCCGAACGCAATGAAGCCACTCAAACTCTGGATCTGACAGAAGAGGAATACAAGGAGGACGGTCTGATTCCGCTGCGCTATGTGAAGTTCCAGAATGTGCAGAGTGTCACTGTAAGAAGAATGCTGATGGGAATGTCATCCTTCACTTTGAAAAACtcctttaactttttttttcttttcagctctTTGTCAAGTCAAATCAGGGCGATGAGGAGACGACACGGATCAATTACCTGACCTTCATCGGAACGCCAGTGCAGGCCACCAACATGAACGACTTCAAAAGGGTACGCTGCTCTGTTTGTGTCAGGGTTGTGTGATATGCTTACTTATGTAGCATTCTTTGCGGCAGGTTGTAGGGAAAAGAGGGGAGAGCCACTGAGCAGCTCCGAGTGGAAGAGACAAGAATCCAACAGGTGGAAGCTGCAGAGGCTGCCAACTTGTCACTCATCTTCTGATGTCCTCCCAAAACTGAATTGTCCACCACTGATGATATATAATTCATTTGTATTGTAATTGTGATTTAAATCACTGTAAATAAAGCCCTCTTTTTTCAAAGGCATGTGTGTGAACTTGAAGTCACCTGAAAGTGAGCCCGAACCTGCCACAGTGGTTATCCTACAAGATGCGTGTGAGTTCCGGTATCAGGTGTCGAATGCCGCTATGTAGCGTTGAGCCGCACAGGTACatgtggccactagatggtggcaTTTCGCCACGACGAAACTGAACCTGCGTCATTGTCAAATTTACGTTGGTAACACTCCTTACCGTTATGTTGCTGTGCCAGTCCGTTTTGTCTTCGATGCCCTCCTTGATGGTCTCGTCAGTGGAGAACCAGAGCTGTTAACCCTATTTCGCCTAATGTGCACGATGAGCATCCAGTTGTTTCTCTACGTTATCAAACATAATACAAATGTATTCTACAGTAATGACTGTATTGGCTTTTTCCGTATTCTCCATTGCTCTCTGACTTTGTAAGATTGAAGCAGCTCATGCAAAATTCTCGCGACAAGGGTTTAAAAGGTCCAAGAATCAAACAACTTTCACTGGTGACCAACTCTTAGTGACAAAGGTGGGGTTCTGAATTTGATAAGTAAACGTGTTTAACAGAGGTGACAGCAGTTGCATGGGCTCAGTTAATCTTGATCACCTGTGTGACTTCATATCCTCAGGAATATCGCAAAATTAGTGACTCTCCATCACTGCCTCATGGCCGAGTTCTGCTGCTTTAATATCCATTGCtatactgtgtgtgttgttgcagCTTCTGCCAGGAGCTTTTTTTGAGTTACTTTCTACAATGTACAAACTCATGACTTGAAGAGAAATTGCTCCACATATTTATCGATAAAGACACAAGCATTTACACTTATTTCATTTAACACGACCAGTGTTGTCATAGTCATTTGAGAATTTACATAAATAATCCGTTGTGCTCAAGAAGGACACCCCTCATTGCACAGGCACTTCAGTCTTGTTTTCAAAGAAGAAAATCTGGTGTTACAAATGATTTTACCACTGAATTAAGACTCAAGatataaaacattatttttatacacaggCATCTTGCTCTTCAGACTTCAGATTTTCAGCTCAGAATTAGATTAGCATTATAACTCGTTCATTTCAGTCTCCCATGTAAATGATTTTAATGGTTGCAACATCTTGCTCATCTGTTATTCTCGTTCCATCAGTCTGTGCTGAGAAAAATGTTGAGTTCACATGAAGGATCCATGCAGTGATGCGCTGGTCTGTGTAGTACCCAtcgtcctcatcctcaccaGTCTTCCccctctgactctcctgacagTCTTTGTCGTCTGAGCCCTTTGATTCGGTTTCAGCAGCCGAGTCATCCGAGCAGGAATCTTTCTGCTGTCTTGCGTCGCACAGACTGGTGCCAGGAAAGCTTCTTTGTTGGTCCAGACTGTCTGGTGCTGCCAGAGTCAACCAGGCATCACTTGGGTGCTGTCTTTTGTTTCCTTCCACTCTGATTTTATCCCAACAATGAATCGATTCTGAGGTCAAGACATGTAACTCTGCATTTTGCTTCGCCATCTTAGCTGAAGGAACGCATGTCTTCACTCCTCTTTTCTCCTTTCTTTTAGAAGTTGGGTCCACAGCTACCTTCCTTGAGTTGCCTTTAATTGGTGGCAGGAGGACGTCGGTGTGTGTTGCTGCCAGAGTTTCCCCTGTAGAagacttgtttttgttcaagttGTACGCAATATTGCGACAACCTAACGTTACCTGCAGATTCAAGGCTGGTCTCTTTGATCTGATGAACCCCGTCCTCGGGTTGTTCATGACCACCTTCTTTCCCTGCAGTCCTCTCATGGTCCGAGTTTGACCTGTCGCCCGGGTCCATGCTATACTGATTGGTCTGCTTTCTATTTTATACTTCCAGTCCAGCAAGACACCGCCTCCTACGCTCGCACACTTCGCTGGAGCGGTCACTTGATCTGTAACAGTAGCCTCAGTACGCTGGCGGCACGCCTGAAAGTCTTAGAGACACACAATCAGAGAAGTTTCAAATTCTGATTCTGGTCCAGTTACACTATTCAGTCTTGTCTGCTGGAGCTGACATTGCACACCCCAACCAAGCAAGAGGTGCACTAGCAGACCACACAGTCATCACTATACATTGACTTAAAGTTTGTTGTTTTAGATAAACTAATTTTACACTAAATACCTCCTTTAATTTCCACATGGAAAGTTGTGGTGCGACACAATTTTGCAATATTAAATCGAATATTAAAAGGGCCAGGATGAAGAACTCCCATGAATCCATCGTTTCCTACAGGCCCAGTTTGGATGGCAAGTTCTAGAATTTAGGAGCCACAACTGGAGGATAAATGCAGCGGTGCCGCATCTTCAATTATGAGGACTCAGTCTGTCacagtgaagagagagctgagttaAATATTAAGAACCGATCACACTGTTCATGACTGCAGCGTCAAAGTTGGAGAGGTATAGGAAGAAATATAAAGCAAATACGGTGTGAAACCCATTCAGGTACTCAATATTGTTGTGTCGCACTGTGATTagcaaaaaataagaagaatATTTTAGCTACTAGACGGAGGTATAAGCatgaatttaaatgtaaaagaaatgTGATTGTCTCCAGCTCGCTAAAACAAACTAGAGCACACATGTCGAACAGGACGCAAATGCCCAGCAAAGGGGTTATTCAGCACCAACATAGCGCACATGCAAGTCATCTGCTATAGAGTTGCTTTTGATGTattgtgttttggttgttgACATAAAACACCAGCAGCACGAGCCAGCCTGGCCGTCACAGTGAGGTCACTTGTTCCACTCACAAACCAATCCTGGCAGTGTCAGGTGGGAACACAAGCATCACCGGATACACAGGTTAGTCTCATTTATCGTTGGGCTGAAGCACTTGTGACATTTTTCTTCACTTCCGTCAGGCTGATGTAAATGGACAGGATTATGTGGGTCAGAGCAACGCATTGTCTGGATATTGGCAAAATATTCAGAGACATGAATGAATCCCCATCTCTTCACCTGTTCAGTGTAAacaataaaagtaaaacaataaagtAAAATTTATAGAATCGTATCATTAGTAATTAGAAAAGCAGATCATACAATGAATCCAAATTGAGACTGAAAACCTTTGTCATCATGACAAATTGCTCATCAGTGatgttgtcttcttcttcttatctaGGTTGGCGATTTTTGGAGACAGTAGTACattcctgaaaacagaaaagagcaACGATTATGGTATCAGAGAAGGTTTACTTGCCTCTACACAGAATGGCCAAATGCCATTATGCCATGACTTCTCATTAAAAAGGTGGTACGTGAACTCAGAACATTGGTTTAAATAATGAGAATATTAATAACATTATCAATAATTATGTGAGCATAATTACTCAAATATAcgcaaatatttgtgtttatatatataacaaatgtataatcacttcattttcattaaaatgtatgGCAATTCTGACAACTATCAATCCACTTATGGATCGGATCACTCATTTAAGATGCTGATATGTTTAAGATAAGTGGATCTGgggaatatttatttaatattagacttagactttctttatggtcattgcacaaaaacatatcactgtattatggcaatgaaatttcggtctgagtttccaaaaacaaaacctttatgtccaaaataaataaatatcagataaatactaacaaaaatgaataaatacagaaaatataattaaataaataaatatcagactGTTCATGAGTGCAGCATCAAAGCGACATCAtccacatgaaattttaccATCGAGCTTGGTTAAATTGGGGAGCCTCTTTGAGACCTCCTCCCTCCATGTTCCTTCAGCTGTGTGCTTCTCCTCCAGAGGATTCCCAACAAAGACCAGGTCAGAGAGGCTGGGCAGGTCAGCCATCTTGGAGAACTCTCCTGCAAGTGAGGAACACTGGCTCATTAGGCCAATCTACAACATCGGTAACTGCACTTCACTCTAACATGAGCCACAACAAATATGTTTGTTCTCCTTTCTGCAGCGAGTCCACTTTTTCTCTTTCAGAATCTGCTTTATGTTTCGCTTTCTACATACATTAAACTACAGAATGAGTTCAATAGCTTCCTATAAAATACAGAAACAGCAATACAGATTAATTATCATAATACATCCGAATTGCAAGCTTCATGCTCACCCCAGTCTTTGACCAGGTTGTTGGACATGAACAGAACCCTTAATTTCTTCATATTCTGTATTCCGTCCAGCTTCTCTATAGAGTTGTACGAAATCCACAACTCCTCCAGTGTGTCCCGCACTGCCTCCTGCGACACATAGACAGGAGTTAGAGTAATATGTCTGTagcagacaaacaaaatgaatgcatttcacTCACCAGGCCACTCAGCTCTGTGATGCAGTTCCTACCCAGAGATAAAACCTTCAGGTTCTCTGATGAGGCAGAACATGACTTCAGTGAAAAACGTTTCCTGTAGATTCTGCTTGAAGTCATCAACACTTACTGAGGCCGTGGAGATTACTAATTTTCTTAATACTATTGGTGGACAGGGACAACGTCCTGTTCgggaatacaaaaaaaacctcacttAGTTCACACTGATTTGTACTTGATTTGGTGTTTACTCTGAAGACAAGAACTCTCACTCGCAGTTGATGAGTGTGGAGAGTGAGGCGTCCATCCTTTCTATGGGAGGGATTTGACCATAAAGCTTGACATGAGTCTGGTTGCTCGCCTTCTCTCCTGACTTCTCCTcctgcatacacacacacacacacacacatatgtttgtattgctatccctgtggggacattgtgaggttgctcattgacataacccatcccccagcctctcacccttaacttaatcCTCCAAAACACACGACAaacattaaccaggactcttaaccaaactgaaacccaattacaaTCACCTTGTTAttgttgaagtcttcatcctcaaattgaccAGTGGGGACCgtcaaaaggtccccacaaagacataaggtccccaccaggatagtgttttgtcaagaactggtccccggAAGGCAGTAAAACACGGCCACACAcaacactctcactcactctaaCACATTGATGGACAACAGAATAATAATAGAGAGACAGATAACGAAATACATTGTTTCAGAATAACActctaataaaggccatctaatctaatctataaTAGCAGGGAACACCAGAAATAATACAATTTCTTGTACTAATAAAAGGCAATATATTCCAATCTAAGATTAATACTGTCAGTTTGGTGTTGCAGCAAGTCTGTTCTTCTAAACTTTGAAGTCTTTTCTCTGGCGTAATCTTGAAATGTCTGTGTCACATCCATTTTCTTGAAATGACGGGTTTTCATTTCCCTTGTCAGTGAGTGTGCACGGTGTGCATATGTCTCAGTGTGGCTCGAGCTTATGGTTAGCAGTCCACTTCTGGCTCTAAACTAATTTGACTCACCCATTTGATCAGAGCGTCCTTGACTGTTGCCTGCAAACATCATGTAATGGAGTTAGACACCATCAAACAGTTAAAATTGTGTGTAATGAACTTCGGAAgaacttttaaataaataaaaacaatgtgaaacaaCCTGACGCGGATAAAACCCATATCTGAGTTCCATTCGATaagaaaatgttaaaatgtaggaaatgcattttcaatgttcatcatGACAAGCTTGTGTTTTCTATAAACGACGGGGTCTAATAAGAGATACATTTTGGTGTAGCTGAcatcattccattttttttgttagaaCGCAAAATATGCAGGAAAGATACTACTCTTACTACTTGAAAAATTGCAACAAAAGTAGCCATTAAAATGTGTACCGTCTTGAAACGAATGTGGTGTATTGGACTAGTTGCAgaaaagaaagcagaaaacTTTACTGACCATGTCGATGCTGTGTATCGGTTGCCATGACAATAACAGGAAACGTGTGCGCATGCGCGCTTTGACGCGATGTGGTACGCTACATTGGTTGAAAGCATTATATTATTTGAAAATAGGATTTTTGTTcatatatacatgttattatttaaatatgacattggttttattttaaagcaCATCTTCAACCTGTAGCTAATGAAAAACATGCCTTTATCTTACGGCAATTAATAAACAATCAGAGACTTTATCTCACACGTTCAAACATTATTTGTCGTTAGTTTGTCGGAAATTTCTGAATCGTTGCATCATATCGGGATTTCCTCGCGATTGCTTCACCACATTGACGGACGTTGATTTCGGCCAATCAGATTGCCTGTCAGGAATGCGTCTTCGGGGGTGGTTCATTCCTGTCTACGACAACGAGCTGCGGCACGGCTGATGCAAACTTGCCCATCGGTGTGTGTCTGACACGCGTCTTCATCGCCTCGCACTTCTGCGTTTGACATCTCCGGCGGTCAGCTCTGTTGAAATGGCGGAAGAGCTAGGGACAGGTGTGAAACAAGTCTCTATGGGTAAGCTAAATGCTCTGCGCTCGCGTTAGCTAGCTTGCTAAACAGCATTCCCATTGTGACATGCGTGTAATAGCATGCTAGCTAATGCCGGGTTCTGCTCTTGCGCGATCATTGGAGTTCCTGTAGACGTTTTAATTCACATTCGGCCATGGCATTTCATTTTCAGCGCGGGGGTTGTTTAAAGAAAACGCCTGCGAATTGAAACACGTTGTTCAGTATGTCATGACAGCTGTCATTCAGTCCATGAGCCCAACTGGGTCTCGCTTGTCCGTGTAGATTTTCAAGTCAACACTTCGCCAGTAAAATGGAATTAACCGCATATAACTGCTTTCATCGGATATATATTAGTATTTTCAGAAAAGAAGTACAAAAGTATGTCATGTTTGTGGGTTATCATGATAGTCATACAGCTTTCTGGTTTTGTGGGGGTTTAATGGGAAGTGCGACGACATGTACCGAAATCGAAAGCAGAATCTGGGTTCAAGACAGTTGAGTATTTTTCTGAGATCCAGCAACGTGATGCTaatcttcagaaaatgtattGTCCTTCTCTCACTATGTTCTGTTTCATTTTCGATCTTCCTACAAAGTTGCAATAATGAAACTTGGCATAAAGGACAAGCGTAGTAACAGTTTTTCCGTGTGGTCAATACCCTATTGTTTTAACCATAAACGGTTCACTTCCTTATCTTGAGCTGTGTCCTAACTGTGATTTAAAATGATCTGAAGCATGCATGGCAGCATATTTCCTCCTTTTGTTTAAAAAGTTTATGTcagcacaaaaaaaattaagttcCAGTCTCAATAATGACCAATTGTTCTGCTTCTCAGGTGAGCTCTATGTTTCGGACAAATGTGGCAACGACCAGGATGGAGATGGCTCGGAACAAAAACCCTTCAAAACTGCTCTTAAGGTGACTGTCACTGATGCTTCTTacaatcatattttatttatgcgtATTTTAGTGGTTGTTATAGATCGTTCAAAAGGTGCCACATTCAATTCCGTTATGCCTCTTATGGGTTGTTTTTGATTGACCACCAACAGGCCCTGCTGTTTTTTGGAAAAGAGCCTTTCCCAACCATCTATGTGGACTCCCAGAAAGAGGGCGAGGTGGGTGAAAAGCGTATTGTTCAATAAGCTTTCTAGTTCAGTGTAGTTCCTGTCAATGTGCTTGAAAATCAATTTGGATTGAAGTGTTTTATTTCGCACTGCGTGAATATGTTTTTGAAAGAATGGATGATCCTTGTGTATAATATTTGACCTGATGACTGACTTTATAATAGTGTACAGGTTAGGGCCCAACAAAGACttactgttgtgtttgtgttaataTCTAATCGCCAGGCCGTAAATGATGGTTCTCCATATCACAATAAAAGATAAATTGCTTTTATCTAACAATGTCTAACAATTCGTCACCTAATGGCGCCAATTCATTTTCTTCTACGTATTCCTATTGGGTAACCTGGAAAACAAGCACAATGTTACTATCGCGTCCAACTTTGTCATTAATAGGAGTTTTCCATCACTAGCTGATTTTATtgtcagatgtttttttaaatttattttttaagcatatttttttctatgcagaattagttttttttctttctttttgtgtaGTTTTGGGTTATTTGTATATGATATCTGTGACTTAAAGGGAATAAAGAAATTGATGAAGAAATAATTTATTGTTTACTCTATTGTAATAGCATGTGGTGGAACAGGAACCGATGGAACTTTGTGGGGGGtaaaaagacaaatgtgttcTGGAAATCTGAAAACCTGAAGAAATAAGAAAGTATAAGAAAGTCAAAATTTTTAGACTGTAAATTCATGGCATTAAAGTTCACgttgaataaaaatgtctcaacagtgttttcagatgtGCTTCCATATCCCGGTCCACTTACACACTACCTgtgtattaaattattttgtaaTCGTGTCCCCTATACTGTGTCCTCTCAGCGTTGGGCTGTAATCTCCAAGACTCAGATGAAGAACGTGAAGAAGGCCTTTAACCGAGAGCAGATGAAGAACGATGCCAAGGACAAGAAAGAGGTTCATTTCCAACAGTCTTTTTAATTGATCTTGTCTGGTTCTTAATGCATGTGTGTAGTTAAATGGTGTATACCAGCCTTACAAAATACTTCTGCTGCTCAAAAGATTGCCATCCACTGTGAAATTTTCAC
It contains:
- the LOC128766861 gene encoding dynein axonemal light chain 1-like, with product MDASLSTLINCETLSLSTNSIKKISNLHGLKNLKVLSLGRNCITELSGLEAVRDTLEELWISYNSIEKLDGIQNMKKLRVLFMSNNLVKDWGEFSKMADLPSLSDLVFVGNPLEEKHTAEGTWREEVSKRLPNLTKLDGMYYCLQKSPT
- the txnl1 gene encoding thioredoxin-like protein 1; translated protein: MVGVKVIGSDPDFQPELAAAGSRLAVVKFTMAGCGPCIRIAPAFNMLSNKYPQVVFLEVDVNVCVATAAVNSITGTPTFLFFRNRVRIDSYQGSEPADLEEKIKQHTENDPGNNEDSDIPRGYMDLMPFVNKAGCECLNESDDCGFENCLTKDTSYLESDCDEQLLITMAFNQPVKLFSMKLQSSEFAQAPKVMKVFINLPRSMGFDDAERNEATQTLDLTEEEYKEDGLIPLRYVKFQNVQSVTLFVKSNQGDEETTRINYLTFIGTPVQATNMNDFKRVVGKRGESH